Proteins encoded by one window of Grus americana isolate bGruAme1 chromosome 7, bGruAme1.mat, whole genome shotgun sequence:
- the SLC18A3 gene encoding vesicular acetylcholine transporter, whose product MSEAGGAGRARAAVARLSEAVGERRRRLGTAMGEARRQRRLLLVVVCVALLLDNMLYMVIVPIIPDYIAAMRGREGAAGPSAPVAGNESGGGNRSLLQARYPPAAGGNEDVQIGVLFASKAMLQLLVNPLSGTLIDRVGYEAPLLAGLAVMFLSTATFAFAENYATLFAARSLQGLGSAFADTAGIALIADRYAEEPARSRALGTALACISFGSLAAPPFGGVLYEFAGKRVPFLVLACVCLLDGLLLLALAPPCAAGARANMPVGTPIHRLMVDPYIAVVAGALATCNIPLAFLEPTIANWMKESMGASEWEVGLTWLPAFFPHVLGVYVTVRLAAAYPHLQWFYGALGMAIIGASSCLVPACRNFGQVIIPLCGICFGIALVDTALLPTLAFLVDVRHVSVYGSVYAIADISYSVAYALGPIVAGQIVHTMGFAQLNLGMGLANVLYAPVLLFLKNVCQMKPSHSERNILLEEGPKGLYDTIKMEERKGMGKSLRPAGEMDENGMDSYRRDLTGVSEEDSSDYEYS is encoded by the coding sequence ATGTCGGAGGCGGGGGGCGCGGGCCGGGCGCGGGCCGCCGTGGCACGGCTCTCGGAGGCGGTgggcgagcggcggcggcggctgggcACCGCCATGGGGGAggcgcggcggcagcggcggctgctgctggtggtggtgtgcgTGGCGCTGCTGCTGGACAACATGTTGTACATGGTCATCGTGCCCATCATCCCCGACTACATCGCGGCCATGCGCGGCAGGGAGGGTGCCGCCGGCCCGTCCGCGCCCGTGGCGGGCAACGAGAGCGGCGGCGGCAACCGGAGCCTCCTGCAGGCGCGGTACCCGCCGGCCGCGGGGGGCAATGAGGACGTGCAGATCGGGGTGCTGTTCGCCTCCAAGGccatgctgcagctgctggtgaaCCCGCTCAGCGGCACCCTCATCGACCGCGTGGGCTACGAGGCGCCGCTGCTGGCCGGGCTGGCCGTCATGTTCCTCTCCACCGCCACCTTCGCCTTCGCGGAGAACTACGCGACGCTGTTCGCGGCGCGCAGCCTGCAGGGGCTGGGTTCGGCCTTCGCCGACACGGCCGGCATCGCTCTCATCGCCGACCGCTACGCCGAGGAGCCGGCGCGGAGCCGCGCCCTGGGCACGGCGCTGGCCTGCATCTCCTTCGGCAGCCTGGCCGCCCCCCCCTTCGGCGGCGTCCTCTACGAGTTCGCCGGCAAGCGGGTGCCCTTCCTGGTGCTGGCCTGCGTCTGCCTCCTCGacgggctgctgctgctggccctggcGCCACCCTGCGCCGCGGGGGCGCGGGCCAACATGCCCGTCGGCACCCCCATCCACCGCCTCATGGTGGACCCCTACATCGCTGTGGTGGCAGGTGCCTTGGCCACCTGCAACATCCCCCTGGCCTTCCTGGAGCCCACTATCGCCAACTGGATGAAGGAGTCCATGGGGGCCAGTGAGTGGGAGGTGGGCCTCACCTGGCTGCCCGCCTTCTTCCCCCACGTGCTGGGTGTCTACGTCACTGTCCGGCTGGCTGCCGCATACCCCCACCTCCAGTGGTTTTACGGGGCCCTGGGCATGGCCATCATTGGTGCCAGCTCCTGTCTGGTGCCAGCCTGCAGGAATTTCGGGCAGGTCATCATTCCCCTCTGTGGCATCTGCTTCGGCATCGCCCTGGTGGACACAGCCTTGCTTCCCACCCTGGCCTTCCTGGTGGACGTGCGTCACGTCTCTGTCTATGGCAGCGTCTATGCCATCGCAGACATCTCCTACTCTGTGGCGTATGCCCTGGGGCCCATTGTGGCTGGTCAGATTGTGCACACCATGGGCTTTGCACAGCTCAACCTGGGCATGGGGCTTGCCAACGTGCTTTACGCCcctgtcctcctcttcctcaaaaATGTCTGCCAAATGAAACCCTCTCACTCGGAGAGGAACATTCTCCTTGAAGAAGGACCTAAGGGACTCTATGACACCATCAAAATGGAGGAGCGCAAAGGCATGGGCAAAAGCCTCCGGCCAGCGGGTGAGATGGATGAGAACGGCATGGACTCCTACCGCAGAGACCTGACAGGGGTGTCTGAGGAGGACTCATCAGACTATGAGTACAGTTAG